One genomic window of Bradyrhizobium sp. CCGE-LA001 includes the following:
- a CDS encoding SDR family oxidoreductase has translation MRERTILVFGASGLIGRFVTDDLRARGFRVVGVARSLSPAQQMSALDIELPILTLDAAALARLLSQHAVDVVVNCLGVLQDGPGSDTNAVHREFVGRLVQAIGDSGRAIRLVHISIPGIAEADRTAFATTKREAERLIAASGIPYAILRPGFVVAPSAYGGSAMLRALAALPIDLPAAEMTTPFQSVAIEDVSATIAWLAARDIDDVAVKAVSWDLMVPEPVTMAGAVKHFRLAFGTDGWPRLAMPSFLLDLGAKIGDLACHLGWMPPMRSTAIAELRRGVQGDPSAWIAATGIVPKSLTETIGCHPAAVQDKWFARLFMAKALIVASLVVFWLVSGFIALFVSYRDAAGILIAHNFPPALVDPITIGTSLMDMSIGVLIAFRRTAAFGLVAGILASLGYMFGAAILTPDLWIEPLGALVKTGPAIVLMLVALLMLDNR, from the coding sequence ATGCGTGAGCGAACCATCCTGGTATTCGGCGCCTCGGGCCTGATTGGCCGCTTCGTCACCGACGACCTGCGCGCGCGTGGCTTTCGCGTCGTGGGCGTGGCGCGCAGCCTGTCGCCGGCGCAGCAGATGAGCGCGCTGGACATCGAGCTGCCGATCCTCACCCTCGATGCGGCCGCGCTGGCGCGTCTTCTCAGCCAGCACGCCGTAGACGTCGTCGTGAATTGCCTCGGTGTGCTCCAGGATGGGCCCGGCAGCGACACCAATGCCGTGCATCGCGAGTTCGTCGGTCGTCTCGTTCAGGCGATCGGCGATAGCGGCCGTGCCATCCGCCTGGTGCACATCTCGATCCCGGGAATTGCTGAGGCCGACCGCACCGCCTTCGCGACAACCAAGCGTGAGGCCGAACGTCTGATCGCGGCCTCGGGCATCCCATACGCCATCCTGCGGCCCGGCTTCGTGGTTGCGCCGTCGGCCTATGGCGGCAGCGCCATGCTGCGCGCGCTGGCCGCTCTTCCGATTGATCTGCCGGCGGCGGAGATGACGACACCGTTCCAGTCCGTTGCGATCGAGGATGTTTCGGCCACGATCGCCTGGCTCGCCGCGCGCGATATAGACGACGTCGCGGTGAAGGCCGTGAGCTGGGATCTGATGGTACCGGAGCCGGTCACCATGGCCGGCGCCGTCAAGCATTTTCGCCTTGCATTCGGCACGGATGGCTGGCCGCGCCTCGCGATGCCGTCCTTCCTGCTCGATCTCGGCGCGAAAATCGGTGATTTGGCTTGCCATCTCGGTTGGATGCCGCCGATGCGTTCAACTGCCATTGCCGAACTGCGACGCGGCGTACAGGGTGATCCCTCGGCGTGGATCGCGGCCACCGGCATCGTGCCGAAGTCGTTGACCGAGACGATCGGGTGTCATCCCGCCGCTGTCCAGGACAAATGGTTTGCACGGCTATTCATGGCCAAGGCGCTGATCGTCGCGAGCCTGGTCGTTTTCTGGCTCGTCTCAGGCTTCATCGCATTGTTCGTGTCTTACCGCGACGCCGCTGGCATCCTGATCGCGCACAATTTTCCGCCTGCGCTGGTCGATCCCATCACCATCGGCACCAGCCTGATGGACATGAGCATCGGCGTATTGATCGCTTTTCGCCGGACGGCTGCGTTCGGACTCGTTGCGGGCATTCTGGCGTCGCTTGGCTATATGTTCGGCGCCGCGATTCTCACGCCCGATCTCTGGATCGAGCCGCTCGGTGCGCTGGTGAAGACCGGGCCGGCTATCGTGCTGATGCTCGTGGCGCTACTGATGCTGGATAATCGCTGA
- a CDS encoding DUF2269 family protein translates to MTLYFLVKYLHVLGAIVILGTGSGIAFFMLMAHRTNDAEFIARTASVVVLADAIFTLSAVILQPVSGGLLMMLSATPITERWLLASLALYALAGLFWVPVVFMQIEMRDLARKAAVQRLALPERYFVLFRRWFAFGFPGFGATMLILWLMIAKPF, encoded by the coding sequence ATGACGCTGTATTTCCTAGTCAAATATCTGCATGTGCTTGGCGCCATCGTCATCCTCGGCACCGGAAGCGGCATTGCTTTCTTCATGCTGATGGCGCATCGCACGAACGATGCCGAGTTCATCGCGCGCACCGCTTCGGTCGTCGTGCTTGCGGATGCGATTTTCACGCTGTCGGCCGTTATCCTGCAGCCGGTCAGCGGCGGCCTGCTGATGATGCTTTCGGCGACGCCGATCACCGAGCGCTGGCTGCTGGCATCGCTCGCGCTGTATGCCCTCGCAGGCCTGTTCTGGGTCCCCGTCGTTTTCATGCAGATCGAGATGCGCGACCTGGCGCGCAAGGCCGCCGTGCAGCGCCTCGCGCTTCCGGAGCGCTATTTCGTGCTGTTCCGCCGGTGGTTCGCATTCGGCTTCCCAGGTTTTGGTGCGACGATGCTGATCCTCTGGCTGATGATTGCAAAACCGTTTTGA